A window from Cryobacterium sp. PAMC25264 encodes these proteins:
- a CDS encoding DUF2188 domain-containing protein has translation MNKRVVQRRDDGDWEVRTPGADRASAIVPTQAAGISRARDILAGSGGGELQVRALDGTIRQQDTIAPGSDPRGSKG, from the coding sequence ATGAACAAGAGAGTCGTGCAGCGCCGTGACGACGGGGACTGGGAAGTCCGAACTCCCGGCGCCGACCGTGCGAGCGCAATCGTGCCCACGCAAGCCGCAGGCATCAGCCGCGCGCGCGACATTCTCGCGGGTTCTGGAGGTGGCGAGCTTCAAGTCCGCGCTCTCGATGGCACGATTCGGCAGCAGGACACCATCGCCCCTGGCAGCGATCCGCGTGGGTCCAAGGGCTAG
- a CDS encoding helicase associated domain-containing protein encodes MSELSPLEQLHVEYRQLQRQRPSRLTQDHVTSLTFFTADPTWRESGEIPARAPRGVMGWIHSVLALEDFVEREGRLPRENRRLPAGTISIEEKQRCNSVRAQRRAFAAGRLCSYQVQRLQCIDGFTFQPVEDAWQAHYDAYSRFTATHGDAPKLRSEMETERALARWAAKTRLAYRSGRLAPARVVALNALSFWTWGASNGK; translated from the coding sequence ATGTCTGAACTCAGCCCTCTTGAACAGCTCCACGTCGAGTACCGCCAGCTTCAACGTCAACGCCCCTCCAGGCTCACTCAGGATCACGTCACCTCTTTGACGTTCTTCACCGCTGACCCCACCTGGCGTGAATCAGGGGAGATCCCAGCCCGCGCTCCGCGAGGCGTGATGGGTTGGATCCACAGCGTCTTGGCCCTCGAGGACTTCGTCGAGCGTGAAGGGCGTTTACCGCGGGAGAATCGTCGTCTCCCGGCTGGGACGATCTCGATCGAGGAGAAGCAGCGCTGTAATAGCGTGCGGGCCCAGCGGCGAGCGTTCGCTGCCGGTCGGCTCTGCTCCTATCAGGTGCAGCGTCTGCAGTGCATCGATGGCTTTACGTTCCAGCCGGTGGAGGACGCCTGGCAAGCCCACTACGACGCGTACTCTCGTTTCACGGCGACCCACGGCGATGCTCCGAAGTTGCGCAGCGAGATGGAGACCGAACGGGCATTGGCGCGGTGGGCGGCCAAGACACGTCTGGCATACCGGTCTGGCAGGTTGGCACCGGCCCGCGTCGTCGCCCTGAACGCTCTTTCGTTCTGGACATGGGGTGCTTCAAACGGCAAGTGA
- a CDS encoding metallophosphoesterase: protein MGDLHGDLGHALQAFQTFAQNDVRVILQLGDWGVLWPGQNWQTDLNKMSRALSRHHQTFYFVDGNHDWHPKLQEFPVDLDGLRWISGNVAHLPRGYRSVIGGRFTLAALGGGNSTDRDLREEGKTWWPEEQIADADLERLGNDRVDVLVGHEAPLMDEADQDRRSTELGIPPKEAAYAAHSRFMFRRAVLQTRPRLTLGGHYHRFVDETLTLPGAPPTRVVVLDMNGPQRVNMAILHTQTLELDFLHRNGDRTYSTNTAPERTNND, encoded by the coding sequence ATGGGTGACCTTCACGGCGACCTCGGGCATGCCCTGCAGGCTTTCCAGACGTTCGCACAGAACGACGTGCGGGTCATCCTGCAACTCGGAGACTGGGGCGTGTTGTGGCCGGGACAGAACTGGCAGACGGACCTAAACAAGATGTCGAGGGCCCTGTCCAGGCACCACCAAACCTTCTACTTCGTTGACGGGAACCACGACTGGCACCCCAAGCTTCAGGAGTTCCCGGTCGACCTTGATGGCCTGAGATGGATATCCGGCAACGTGGCACATCTACCACGTGGGTACCGCTCGGTCATCGGGGGACGGTTCACTCTCGCCGCGCTCGGTGGTGGCAACAGCACCGATCGTGACCTCCGCGAAGAGGGCAAGACCTGGTGGCCCGAAGAGCAAATCGCGGACGCCGATCTCGAACGGTTGGGGAACGATCGGGTTGATGTCCTTGTTGGTCATGAAGCACCGCTGATGGACGAAGCCGATCAGGACCGGCGGAGCACGGAATTGGGAATCCCACCAAAGGAAGCCGCATACGCCGCGCACAGCCGGTTCATGTTTCGCCGCGCCGTCCTGCAAACCCGTCCACGCTTGACGCTCGGCGGTCACTACCACCGTTTCGTCGACGAGACCCTGACACTGCCGGGCGCACCGCCCACCCGTGTCGTCGTGCTCGATATGAACGGCCCGCAACGCGTGAACATGGCGATTCTGCACACGCAAACCCTCGAACTCGATTTCCTGCACCGAAACGGAGATCGTACTTACTCGACCAACACCGCACCAGAAAGGACAAACAATGATTGA
- a CDS encoding ATP-dependent endonuclease gives MRISTVTIKNFRSLRDVSINFDNVTTFIGPNGTGKSTVLLALDWFFNGGKSGALTENDHSHGAMQEAIEVRVTFDVLTIADRSELGKYSPAGANTFTAWKRRAADGEETLSANARGLGLFVPIKEAVGAAAKKDLYNAIRQNRPDLHLPVAGTVQVITDAMTAWESANSDELDEMPEHLQTDFFGFNSNSKMSGLFDFVLVTADLRASEESQDAKNSIIARILERSVNRSAADAEVLQIVENSRVAQQAVYDEKFKDQLDAITDKLGKVISSYSPGRSISVRPAEIELKAPRTTFRVAIIDGEAETSVDRQGHGFQRTLLVSALQLLAQSGTAGTNGVICLAIEEPELFQHPIQAQAFAKVLRSLAEAASQNVQVTYATHSPYFVEARHFAQVRRLSRKMPGSTDVTVDFSNMEKVMKLTGEAVRDSTVASQMDGTIASRLPVALFANRVLLVEGTTEVAVLHGIADRTEIGSLESLGVSVVDVGGKENIALAHAILTSLGIPTYCMFDGDSGFAARARKQGKNAAKVEEERKGHIASNMKLTKYFKLPESGSPAQTESSVVTILSDHLEELMQREWSEWRIACEEYESHNGINLAKNQDAYRAATLASAGSPSALLLRVIARASGDERDAMDECALLAS, from the coding sequence ATGCGAATCTCTACGGTCACCATCAAGAACTTCCGCTCACTTCGCGACGTCAGTATCAACTTTGACAATGTCACGACATTCATCGGGCCAAATGGCACAGGCAAGTCAACGGTCCTCCTAGCTTTGGACTGGTTCTTTAACGGCGGAAAAAGCGGTGCTCTTACCGAGAACGACCACTCCCACGGCGCCATGCAGGAAGCTATCGAAGTCCGCGTCACATTCGACGTCCTTACGATCGCCGACAGGTCAGAGCTTGGGAAGTACTCGCCGGCAGGGGCGAACACCTTCACGGCGTGGAAACGGCGGGCCGCAGATGGCGAGGAGACCCTCTCCGCGAATGCGAGGGGACTCGGGTTGTTCGTGCCTATAAAGGAAGCGGTGGGGGCCGCCGCGAAAAAGGACCTATATAACGCAATTCGACAAAATCGACCTGATCTTCACCTCCCTGTGGCCGGCACGGTTCAGGTGATCACTGATGCAATGACCGCTTGGGAGTCTGCAAATTCCGACGAATTAGATGAGATGCCCGAGCATCTCCAGACGGACTTCTTCGGCTTCAACAGCAATTCCAAGATGAGCGGGCTCTTCGATTTCGTTCTGGTGACCGCTGATCTGCGCGCCAGTGAGGAGTCTCAAGACGCGAAGAACAGCATAATTGCCCGAATACTCGAACGTTCAGTTAACAGGTCCGCGGCCGATGCGGAGGTTTTACAGATCGTCGAGAATAGCCGCGTGGCTCAGCAGGCGGTTTACGACGAAAAGTTCAAAGACCAGCTTGACGCGATCACCGACAAGCTGGGGAAAGTCATTTCGTCGTACTCCCCCGGTAGAAGCATCTCTGTGCGACCTGCGGAGATTGAGCTCAAGGCTCCAAGGACAACCTTCCGAGTCGCAATCATCGACGGAGAGGCTGAGACCTCGGTCGACCGACAAGGACATGGGTTCCAACGCACGCTGCTTGTCTCAGCACTGCAACTTCTAGCGCAAAGCGGCACCGCCGGTACTAACGGGGTTATTTGCCTGGCGATCGAAGAACCCGAGTTGTTCCAGCACCCAATTCAGGCGCAAGCGTTCGCCAAAGTGCTTCGTTCCCTTGCGGAAGCAGCCAGCCAAAACGTTCAGGTGACCTATGCGACCCACAGTCCCTATTTCGTTGAAGCTCGTCACTTTGCGCAGGTCCGCCGTCTAAGCCGCAAAATGCCCGGCAGCACCGATGTCACCGTCGACTTCTCGAATATGGAGAAAGTAATGAAGTTGACTGGCGAGGCAGTGAGGGATTCAACCGTTGCCAGCCAGATGGACGGGACTATTGCATCGCGGCTTCCTGTGGCACTGTTTGCCAACAGAGTGCTTCTCGTGGAAGGAACGACGGAGGTCGCTGTCTTGCACGGAATCGCCGACAGAACTGAGATCGGCAGCCTTGAATCGCTTGGTGTTTCAGTCGTCGACGTCGGCGGCAAGGAAAACATCGCACTTGCGCATGCGATCCTCACTTCCCTCGGGATCCCGACATACTGCATGTTCGACGGCGACTCCGGATTTGCGGCGCGCGCCCGGAAACAGGGTAAAAATGCTGCGAAGGTTGAAGAGGAACGAAAAGGGCATATTGCTTCAAATATGAAACTAACGAAGTACTTCAAACTGCCGGAGAGCGGATCCCCCGCACAAACGGAGTCATCTGTTGTGACGATTCTCTCGGATCATTTGGAAGAGCTCATGCAGCGCGAATGGTCCGAATGGAGGATCGCCTGTGAAGAGTACGAGTCCCACAATGGGATCAATCTGGCTAAGAATCAAGACGCGTACCGAGCAGCCACGCTGGCGTCAGCTGGTTCTCCTAGCGCCCTTCTCCTGCGGGTCATTGCTCGTGCTAGCGGGGACGAGCGAGATGCGATGGATGAATGCGCGTTGCTTGCCTCATAG
- a CDS encoding AbiJ-NTD4 domain-containing protein yields MPTFSERNGFTPMTQAVQIESLDEDTRRQIWNIVQPLENRLMMGSYEINSQRIVEEHLYTEHFGEYLGDHADVGAVVWDRSRATVLSGEWHLVFDYLESLIEGISRSGGVHGGFTDPAVTSGLNRVFERTLADYRVIEGNIVQIGSVVEAEAVTEAATSETVLKAARDHIRRATAALADRTSQDYVSVIRESILAAESLARHLTGKSTLGAAVTELKRSRPDLHPALTEGWKSIYGWTCDEGGIRHGGDMVANPSLSLARWMLVSCSAFITYLSGDIESFLSPRV; encoded by the coding sequence ATGCCCACATTTTCAGAGCGCAATGGATTTACGCCCATGACTCAAGCCGTGCAGATCGAGTCGCTAGACGAGGACACCCGTCGCCAGATCTGGAACATCGTTCAACCACTCGAAAACCGGCTCATGATGGGCAGCTACGAGATCAATTCGCAACGAATCGTGGAAGAACACCTGTACACCGAGCATTTTGGCGAGTACCTCGGTGATCACGCTGACGTGGGGGCCGTCGTCTGGGATCGCAGCCGCGCGACCGTTCTCTCGGGGGAGTGGCACCTGGTCTTCGATTACTTGGAGTCTCTGATCGAAGGCATCTCTCGCAGCGGCGGAGTGCACGGTGGGTTCACGGACCCGGCCGTCACGTCGGGCCTCAATCGCGTATTCGAGCGAACCTTGGCCGACTACCGAGTGATCGAGGGCAACATCGTGCAGATTGGTTCCGTCGTCGAGGCGGAGGCCGTCACTGAAGCGGCCACCTCGGAAACCGTCCTGAAGGCGGCCCGGGATCACATCCGCCGTGCCACGGCTGCCCTCGCGGACCGAACGAGCCAAGACTACGTAAGCGTCATCCGGGAATCGATCCTTGCCGCGGAATCCTTGGCTCGTCATCTCACCGGCAAGAGCACTCTCGGTGCTGCAGTGACTGAACTCAAGCGATCTCGCCCTGACCTCCACCCAGCCCTCACCGAGGGCTGGAAAAGCATCTACGGGTGGACATGTGACGAGGGCGGGATCCGGCACGGGGGTGACATGGTCGCTAACCCGTCGCTATCGCTCGCGCGCTGGATGCTCGTGTCGTGCTCAGCATTCATCACCTATCTCAGCGGCGACATCGAATCGTTTTTGTCGCCCAGAGTCTGA
- a CDS encoding LacI family DNA-binding transcriptional regulator, with protein sequence MGASRDPLGSTRATPAVKAATIYDVAQVAGVSHQTVSRFLKGFEGIRPETRDRVVQALNELGYRPNLTARSLKSGRSHRIGALTHEISQVGPSRIVEGASIAAHEAGYVLDIVSLDTRNPSAVDEALALITQHDLAGVLALAVTDEMTKAFEATAFRVPSYVASESEGAMDDPRGVLSRVGIPALVAHLSGLGHRRLVHVAGPSVWSAARNRIHAYESAVEDQGLHSAGILHGDWSAASGYRAIMDLADLPEATAYIVANDQMALGTMLALKERGLRIPEDVSIVGVDDIPEAAYFDPPLTTLRNDFEGQGRAAVFQLLARIARTTAPPTAVPPPLLIARRSSGPVPPGGR encoded by the coding sequence ATGGGTGCCAGCAGAGATCCGCTTGGCAGCACCCGTGCCACGCCAGCGGTGAAAGCCGCGACCATATACGACGTCGCCCAGGTCGCCGGCGTGTCCCACCAGACCGTGAGCCGGTTCCTCAAGGGCTTCGAAGGGATTCGCCCCGAGACCAGGGACCGGGTGGTGCAGGCGCTCAATGAGCTCGGCTACCGGCCCAACCTCACCGCTCGCAGCCTCAAGTCGGGCCGCTCCCACCGCATCGGCGCGCTGACCCACGAGATCTCCCAGGTCGGCCCGAGCCGAATCGTCGAGGGCGCCAGCATTGCGGCGCACGAGGCCGGCTACGTCCTGGACATCGTGTCGCTGGACACCCGCAATCCGAGCGCCGTGGATGAGGCGCTTGCACTCATCACGCAGCACGACCTGGCCGGGGTCCTCGCGCTCGCGGTCACCGATGAAATGACGAAGGCCTTCGAGGCAACGGCGTTCCGCGTTCCCTCTTATGTCGCCAGCGAATCTGAGGGCGCCATGGACGATCCGCGCGGCGTGCTCTCGAGGGTCGGAATTCCCGCCCTCGTCGCGCACCTCTCCGGGCTGGGTCATCGCCGTCTGGTGCACGTGGCCGGTCCGAGTGTCTGGTCGGCCGCGCGTAACCGCATTCACGCGTATGAAAGCGCGGTCGAGGACCAGGGACTGCACTCGGCCGGCATCCTGCACGGCGACTGGTCTGCGGCATCCGGGTACCGGGCGATCATGGATCTCGCCGACCTGCCGGAGGCGACCGCCTACATCGTCGCGAATGACCAGATGGCCCTGGGCACGATGCTCGCCCTCAAGGAGCGCGGCCTCCGCATTCCGGAAGACGTCAGCATCGTGGGCGTGGACGATATCCCCGAGGCCGCGTACTTCGACCCGCCGCTTACCACCCTGCGGAACGATTTCGAAGGCCAGGGCCGCGCCGCCGTGTTCCAGCTGTTGGCGCGGATCGCGCGCACCACCGCGCCACCCACCGCTGTGCCACCGCCGCTGCTTATCGCGCGGCGCTCCTCGGGACCGGTGCCACCGGGCGGCCGGTAA